One genomic region from Halomicrobium zhouii encodes:
- a CDS encoding class I fructose-bisphosphate aldolase: protein MRPIDDTPLARDGKVLILAYDHGMEHGPVDFEERPESADPESIFRTATHDAVTALAVQKGPAEAYYPSYEDDVTLLAKLNGTSNMWMGEPDSSVTCSVEYAATQLEADAIGFTVYPGSNKETEMVEEFREAQEAARDYDMPVVLWSYPRGQGLKNDTKESTIAYAARLGLELGADVTKVKYPGSRQGMEQAVQMAGKSKVIMSGGSKVSDEAFLDSVRAVMDAGGAGLAVGRNVWQRQDPESLLDSLERVIYKDDTVDAALR, encoded by the coding sequence ATGCGGCCCATCGACGACACTCCACTGGCTCGGGACGGCAAAGTGCTGATTCTCGCGTACGACCACGGCATGGAACACGGCCCGGTCGACTTCGAGGAGCGCCCGGAGAGCGCTGACCCGGAGTCCATCTTCCGGACGGCGACCCACGACGCGGTCACCGCACTGGCGGTCCAGAAGGGACCCGCGGAGGCGTACTACCCCTCCTACGAGGACGACGTGACGCTACTGGCGAAGCTCAACGGCACCTCCAACATGTGGATGGGCGAGCCGGACTCGTCCGTCACGTGCTCCGTCGAGTACGCGGCCACCCAGCTGGAGGCCGACGCCATCGGCTTCACGGTGTACCCCGGCTCGAACAAGGAGACGGAGATGGTCGAGGAGTTCCGCGAAGCCCAGGAGGCGGCCCGGGACTACGACATGCCCGTCGTGCTGTGGTCCTACCCGCGCGGTCAGGGACTCAAGAACGACACCAAGGAGAGCACCATCGCCTACGCGGCCCGACTCGGGCTGGAACTCGGCGCCGACGTGACGAAGGTCAAGTACCCCGGTAGCCGCCAGGGGATGGAACAGGCGGTTCAGATGGCCGGCAAGTCGAAGGTCATCATGAGCGGCGGCTCCAAGGTGTCCGACGAGGCGTTCCTGGACAGCGTCCGCGCGGTGATGGACGCCGGCGGCGCCGGCCTCGCGGTCGGGCGCAACGTCTGGCAGCGTCAGGACCCCGAGAGCCTGCTCGACTCGCTCGAACGCGTCATCTATAAGGACGATACCGTCGACGCTGCACTTCGATGA
- a CDS encoding PKD domain-containing protein encodes MNASSSPAAPSASPSERWRARAAVLAIVAVLVLSLLLATSALAQESDDTPPTLAGGERVNATTMQVTVADDTDVDEASIDVEDFSLSDGDLASINVTESGSNATVKLFLESGVNTDTVTVRSPADGAVTDAAGNALASDSVTVTGMDSRLPFLREFRLKRVNESAAKIVARSNEPLTGLDVEIRGPTSANLTRADFRAVDDNVFGVPHVRTVHFPEDGVYTVEVTSLEDESGLFVNLTTAETFVRDATAPTTEIDGPSHVEAGDRARFDGSASTDNVGVVDYEWTVDGETLANGSGFEHAFDEPGTHRVGLTVADEGGNADTANWSVTVHDAPSKRGVGVTATNDSARRLVVVSSNRTEERVRITDEYGRLVGDDDVTVRSLRVTLPTDETLRLNVCGNATAPGFEDGTGREALTVVSIDHGNETVRDPTFRFSVSASRLSRAGISYSDVALYRDDGNWTELPTEVVRATKSTVVYEAESPGLSTFVVGASGAERDWEASDGGDGGDIRVADARLVRDSVPLGEYVVVEVTLANDGIERGSFLAGLSVGSRVVDTRRVTVDAGETRSVSFATRAVSNGTVSVNGTVAGDLRVVTRDETPTEESGGGLLSNDGNDTGEEANGSENSGDGGGFDVPIPNPLALWPDGLVGTVLTGIVGLVVGTYGVLKALAIYLGY; translated from the coding sequence CAACGCCACGACGATGCAGGTCACCGTCGCGGACGATACCGACGTCGACGAAGCGTCCATCGACGTCGAGGACTTCTCGCTCAGCGACGGCGACCTCGCGTCGATCAACGTCACCGAGAGCGGGTCGAACGCGACGGTGAAGCTCTTCCTCGAATCCGGTGTCAACACCGACACGGTCACCGTCCGGAGCCCCGCCGACGGTGCCGTCACCGACGCCGCCGGGAACGCGCTCGCCAGCGACTCGGTCACCGTCACCGGCATGGACAGCCGGCTCCCCTTCCTCCGGGAGTTCAGACTCAAACGTGTCAACGAGTCGGCGGCGAAGATCGTCGCCCGGTCGAACGAACCGCTGACCGGGCTCGACGTCGAGATCCGCGGCCCGACGTCGGCGAACCTGACCAGGGCCGACTTCCGCGCCGTCGACGACAACGTCTTCGGCGTCCCCCACGTGCGGACCGTCCACTTTCCCGAAGACGGGGTCTACACCGTCGAGGTGACCTCGCTCGAGGACGAATCAGGCCTCTTCGTCAATCTCACCACGGCGGAGACGTTCGTCCGCGACGCGACGGCGCCGACCACAGAAATCGACGGCCCCAGCCACGTCGAAGCGGGTGACCGCGCCCGCTTCGACGGGTCGGCCAGCACCGACAACGTCGGCGTCGTCGACTACGAGTGGACCGTCGACGGCGAGACTTTGGCCAACGGGAGCGGCTTCGAACACGCCTTCGACGAGCCAGGGACCCACCGGGTGGGCCTGACCGTCGCCGACGAAGGCGGTAACGCGGACACGGCGAACTGGTCGGTGACGGTCCACGACGCGCCGAGCAAGCGCGGCGTCGGCGTCACGGCGACGAACGACAGCGCCCGTCGCCTCGTCGTGGTGAGTTCGAACCGGACCGAGGAACGCGTCCGGATCACCGACGAGTACGGCCGCCTCGTGGGTGACGACGACGTGACGGTGCGCTCGCTCCGCGTCACGCTCCCGACCGACGAGACGCTTCGCCTGAACGTCTGTGGCAACGCCACGGCTCCCGGTTTCGAGGACGGAACGGGGCGCGAGGCGCTCACGGTAGTCTCCATCGACCACGGGAACGAGACCGTCCGCGATCCGACGTTCCGCTTCTCCGTCTCCGCCTCGCGGCTCTCCCGGGCCGGCATCTCCTACTCCGACGTCGCGCTGTACCGTGACGACGGGAACTGGACCGAACTCCCCACCGAAGTGGTCCGCGCGACGAAGTCGACGGTCGTCTACGAGGCCGAGTCCCCCGGACTGTCGACGTTCGTCGTCGGCGCGTCGGGGGCGGAGCGAGACTGGGAAGCGAGCGACGGGGGTGACGGAGGCGACATTCGCGTCGCCGACGCACGCCTCGTCCGCGACTCGGTCCCCCTCGGCGAGTACGTCGTCGTCGAAGTGACGCTCGCGAACGACGGAATCGAGCGGGGCTCCTTCCTCGCTGGCCTGTCAGTCGGGTCCCGGGTCGTCGACACGCGGCGAGTGACGGTCGACGCGGGCGAGACGAGGTCGGTGTCCTTCGCCACGCGCGCCGTCAGCAACGGGACCGTCAGCGTGAACGGCACCGTCGCTGGCGACCTTCGAGTGGTCACGCGAGACGAGACGCCCACCGAAGAAAGCGGGGGCGGCCTGCTCTCGAACGACGGCAACGATACCGGCGAGGAGGCCAACGGGAGCGAGAACAGTGGCGACGGAGGGGGATTCGACGTCCCGATACCGAACCCGCTGGCCCTCTGGCCCGACGGGCTGGTCGGGACGGTTCTCACAGGGATCGTCGGTCTCGTCGTCGGCACCTACGGCGTGCTCAAGGCCCTGGCTATCTACCTGGGATACTGA
- a CDS encoding 3-hydroxyacyl-CoA dehydrogenase family protein: MSEIVSIQTVGVVGAGTMGAGIAQVAATAGYDVTMVDVESDLVDAGFDRIDDSLDRLVGRDDLTREEADAALDRIDGSTETANLGDADLAIEAVVESMDVKRKVFADLDDVCGDGAILATNTSTLSITSIAEATDRPAQVVGLHFMNPVPIMPGVEVVDGEKTSAEALRTAHEFAESLDKETWESDDKPGFVVNRVLMPWINEGIRALDEGVATKDDIDRGLKLGTNVPMGPLELADHVGLDVCLHASETLHDELGDRYKPAYLLKRKVEAGDLGKKTGQGFYEYDQE; this comes from the coding sequence ATGAGTGAGATCGTCAGTATCCAGACGGTCGGCGTCGTCGGCGCGGGGACGATGGGCGCCGGCATCGCACAGGTCGCCGCGACGGCCGGCTACGACGTGACGATGGTCGACGTCGAATCGGACCTCGTCGACGCCGGTTTCGACCGCATCGACGACAGCCTGGACCGACTGGTCGGCAGGGACGACCTGACGCGCGAGGAGGCCGACGCCGCACTGGACCGCATCGACGGGTCGACGGAAACCGCGAACCTGGGCGACGCCGATCTGGCCATCGAGGCCGTCGTCGAATCGATGGACGTCAAGCGCAAGGTGTTCGCGGACCTCGACGACGTCTGTGGCGACGGGGCCATCCTGGCGACCAACACCAGCACGCTCTCGATAACGAGCATCGCCGAGGCCACCGACCGTCCGGCACAGGTCGTCGGCCTCCACTTCATGAACCCCGTCCCGATAATGCCCGGCGTCGAAGTCGTGGACGGCGAGAAGACGAGTGCAGAGGCGCTCCGGACTGCCCACGAGTTCGCCGAGTCCCTCGACAAGGAGACCTGGGAGTCCGACGACAAGCCCGGGTTCGTGGTAAATCGGGTGCTGATGCCCTGGATCAACGAGGGAATCCGCGCCCTCGACGAGGGAGTCGCCACGAAGGACGATATCGACCGCGGACTGAAACTCGGGACCAACGTCCCGATGGGGCCCCTGGAACTCGCGGACCACGTCGGCCTCGACGTCTGCCTCCACGCCTCCGAGACGCTCCACGATGAACTGGGCGACCGGTACAAGCCCGCCTACCTGTTGAAACGGAAGGTGGAGGCAGGCGACCTCGGCAAGAAGACCGGCCAAGGGTTCTACGAGTACGACCAGGAGTGA
- a CDS encoding SIMPL domain-containing protein: MGSAHRSAISVVFVVLLAGTMTAVAVAPEPQAQTAQAGNATGSATTISVSASGDVQAEPDVAVLHLESAATAEEPQTATDRLAANTSRLRSALLDAGISEDQIRTTDYNLYDESERGGPEQPPNQTRYVAQQGIAVDVTNTSRVGELVDVAVASGATGVRNVEFTLSEESQADLRNQALEEAMGSARTQAETLAATEDVRITGVSSISTSSEGPQPYATQDVAALESSGTQIDGGPVTVQATVQVTYNATS; this comes from the coding sequence ATGGGATCAGCGCACCGATCGGCGATCAGCGTCGTCTTCGTCGTCCTCCTCGCGGGGACGATGACGGCAGTCGCGGTCGCACCGGAACCCCAGGCACAGACCGCCCAGGCGGGCAACGCGACCGGATCCGCGACGACTATCTCCGTCTCGGCTTCCGGCGACGTCCAGGCGGAACCGGACGTCGCGGTCCTCCACCTCGAATCGGCCGCGACCGCCGAGGAGCCCCAGACCGCCACGGACCGCCTCGCCGCCAACACCTCGCGACTCCGGAGCGCCCTCCTCGACGCGGGCATCTCGGAGGACCAGATCCGGACGACCGATTACAACCTCTACGACGAGTCCGAACGCGGTGGACCCGAGCAGCCGCCCAACCAGACGCGGTACGTCGCCCAGCAGGGGATCGCCGTCGACGTGACGAACACCAGCCGCGTCGGCGAACTCGTCGACGTCGCCGTCGCCAGCGGGGCCACGGGCGTCCGCAACGTCGAGTTCACGCTCTCCGAGGAGTCCCAGGCCGACCTCCGGAACCAGGCGCTCGAAGAAGCGATGGGAAGCGCACGAACACAGGCAGAGACGCTCGCCGCGACCGAAGACGTCCGAATAACCGGCGTCAGTTCGATTTCGACGAGTTCCGAGGGTCCGCAGCCATACGCCACGCAGGACGTCGCCGCGCTCGAATCCTCGGGCACCCAGATAGACGGCGGCCCGGTCACCGTTCAGGCGACCGTGCAGGTGACCTACAACGCGACCAGCTAG
- a CDS encoding HTTM domain-containing protein, producing MTERTTDGSSTLARVRDGLERRFGVDPRSLAALRIALGTLLLLDLALRARDLATFYSDVGVFPRSALAHHYPAMGSLSVHAITGEVWVQGVLFLVAAAFATALLVGYRTRLATLASLVLLVSLHARNPMVLNAGDVLFRRLLFWGLFLPLGARWAVDVDTAATGDAGDDGRDWIATVATAALLVQVVLVYFANVAFKLRTDVWLQGDAIRYVFELDRFTVGLASSVAQYPRLLELAALGWFALLCISPLLLVVTGRARLLLVSLFASGHLGMFLTMDLGIFPLVSLTALLPFLPPSVWDRVEAATEPVRMRLWTGFPSVDPRRVELPVGQRARTARSVFLAGLLASMLLLNAVAVGLVDAPAGTPEAVEDRSWNMFGNPPESESWYVAYATLDSGRNVSGHVSAARWGGPTDGRDRYPRGRWRKFTSNVDRGDEDQLVAALGRDVCRRWSASGDQQVRAVTLERVDEESVLDGPDRRTSTVVWRGDC from the coding sequence GTGACCGAACGAACGACTGACGGTTCGTCGACGCTCGCCCGGGTTCGCGACGGCCTCGAGCGCCGGTTCGGCGTCGACCCCAGATCGCTGGCCGCGTTGCGTATCGCGCTCGGGACGCTGCTGTTACTCGACCTCGCCCTGCGAGCGCGCGACCTGGCGACCTTCTACAGCGACGTCGGCGTGTTCCCGCGGTCGGCCCTGGCCCACCACTATCCGGCCATGGGGTCGCTGTCAGTCCACGCCATCACCGGTGAGGTCTGGGTGCAGGGCGTCCTGTTCCTGGTGGCCGCGGCGTTCGCGACGGCGCTGCTCGTCGGCTATCGGACCCGCCTCGCCACGCTGGCGTCCCTCGTGTTGCTCGTCTCCCTGCACGCCCGCAACCCGATGGTCCTCAACGCCGGCGACGTGCTGTTCCGCAGGCTGCTGTTCTGGGGACTCTTCCTCCCCCTCGGTGCCAGGTGGGCGGTCGACGTCGACACCGCGGCCACCGGCGACGCTGGCGATGATGGCCGCGACTGGATAGCGACCGTCGCCACCGCGGCGTTGCTGGTGCAGGTGGTGCTGGTGTACTTCGCCAACGTCGCGTTCAAACTCCGGACCGACGTCTGGCTCCAGGGGGACGCTATCCGGTACGTGTTCGAACTGGACCGGTTCACGGTCGGTCTGGCGTCCTCCGTCGCGCAGTACCCGAGGCTGCTCGAACTGGCCGCGCTGGGGTGGTTCGCGCTGCTCTGTATCTCGCCGCTGCTCCTCGTCGTCACCGGCCGGGCCCGCCTCCTGCTGGTCTCGCTGTTCGCCTCGGGACACCTCGGCATGTTTCTGACGATGGACCTGGGTATTTTCCCGCTCGTCTCCCTCACAGCGTTACTTCCCTTCCTCCCGCCGTCTGTGTGGGACCGGGTCGAAGCGGCCACCGAACCGGTGCGGATGCGCCTCTGGACTGGCTTCCCTTCGGTCGACCCCCGTCGTGTGGAACTCCCCGTCGGACAGCGAGCCAGAACAGCGCGCTCGGTGTTTCTGGCTGGATTGCTGGCGTCGATGCTCCTCCTCAACGCTGTCGCCGTCGGACTCGTCGACGCCCCGGCGGGGACACCGGAGGCCGTGGAGGACCGATCCTGGAACATGTTCGGGAATCCGCCGGAGTCGGAGAGCTGGTACGTCGCGTACGCGACGCTCGACTCGGGGCGAAACGTGTCCGGGCACGTCTCGGCGGCACGCTGGGGCGGGCCAACGGACGGTCGCGACAGGTATCCACGAGGACGCTGGCGGAAGTTCACCTCGAACGTCGACAGGGGCGACGAGGACCAGTTAGTGGCAGCGCTCGGGCGGGACGTCTGTCGTCGCTGGTCCGCCAGCGGTGACCAGCAGGTTCGCGCCGTCACGCTCGAACGCGTGGACGAGGAGTCCGTGCTGGATGGCCCGGACCGGCGCACGAGTACCGTCGTCTGGCGTGGCGACTGCTGA
- the pan1 gene encoding proteasome-activating nucleotidase Pan1, with amino-acid sequence MTDTVDDVDMPYEDDTSQQEKIESLQERLEVLEGQNEEMRDKLLDANAENNKYQQKLERLTHENKKLKQSPLFVATVQEMTDDGVVIKQHGNNQEALTEVTDELRSELEPDSRVAVNNSLSIVKSLDDETDVRARVMQVDQSPEVTYADIGGIEEQMDEVRETVEMPLEHPEMFEDVGIDPPSGVLLHGPPGTGKTMLAKAVANETDATFIKMAGSELVHKFIGEGSKLVRDLFELARQHEPAVIFIDEIDAIAAKRTDSKTSGDAEVQRTMMQLLSEMDGFDERGEIRIIAATNRFDMLDRAILRPGRFDRLIEVPKPDYEGRVQIFKIHTRNMNLSDDVDFEVLADEAGEVSGADVKAITTEAGMFAIRDDRTEVQMDDFRNAWEKIEAEEEEDEDVSKTFA; translated from the coding sequence ATGACTGACACCGTCGACGACGTGGATATGCCGTACGAGGACGACACGTCGCAACAAGAGAAAATCGAGTCGCTCCAGGAACGGCTCGAGGTGCTGGAGGGGCAAAACGAGGAGATGCGCGACAAGCTCCTCGACGCGAACGCGGAGAACAACAAGTACCAGCAGAAGCTCGAACGACTCACTCACGAGAACAAGAAGCTCAAGCAGTCGCCGCTGTTCGTCGCCACCGTCCAGGAGATGACCGACGACGGCGTCGTCATCAAGCAACACGGCAACAACCAGGAGGCCCTGACCGAGGTCACCGACGAGCTCCGCTCGGAGCTCGAACCGGACAGCCGCGTCGCCGTCAACAACTCCCTCTCTATCGTGAAGTCTCTCGACGACGAGACGGACGTGCGCGCCCGGGTCATGCAGGTCGACCAGAGTCCCGAGGTCACCTACGCCGACATCGGTGGCATCGAGGAGCAGATGGACGAGGTCCGCGAGACCGTCGAGATGCCGCTGGAACACCCCGAGATGTTCGAGGACGTCGGCATCGACCCGCCGTCGGGTGTCCTCCTCCACGGCCCGCCGGGCACCGGCAAGACGATGCTCGCGAAGGCCGTCGCCAACGAGACTGACGCGACGTTCATCAAGATGGCCGGCTCCGAACTCGTCCACAAGTTCATCGGCGAGGGCTCGAAACTCGTCCGCGACCTGTTCGAACTCGCCCGCCAGCACGAACCCGCCGTCATCTTCATCGACGAGATCGACGCCATCGCCGCCAAGCGAACCGACTCCAAGACCTCCGGCGACGCCGAGGTCCAGCGGACGATGATGCAGCTGCTCTCGGAGATGGACGGCTTCGACGAGCGCGGTGAAATCAGGATCATCGCCGCCACCAACCGCTTCGACATGCTCGACCGGGCCATCCTCCGGCCCGGCCGCTTCGACCGCCTCATCGAGGTGCCCAAGCCCGACTACGAGGGCCGCGTCCAGATCTTCAAGATCCACACGCGCAACATGAACCTCTCCGACGACGTCGACTTCGAGGTGCTCGCCGACGAGGCCGGCGAAGTCTCCGGCGCCGACGTCAAGGCCATCACCACCGAGGCCGGGATGTTCGCCATCCGCGACGACCGCACCGAGGTCCAGATGGACGACTTCCGGAACGCCTGGGAGAAGATCGAGGCCGAAGAAGAGGAAGACGAGGACGTCTCGAAGACTTTCGCCTGA
- a CDS encoding PadR family transcriptional regulator → MTRWLQSGRRRDVCVFLADEGELTGQKLKTHLERHYDTRIDPKSFYGALSALVDSGFVEKHEDGIADVYSLTEAGERRVHEHYEWMREHLDGDREHPDG, encoded by the coding sequence ATGACCAGGTGGCTCCAGAGCGGGCGGCGGCGAGATGTGTGCGTCTTCCTCGCCGACGAGGGCGAACTCACTGGACAGAAGCTCAAGACCCATCTCGAACGCCACTACGACACACGCATCGACCCGAAGAGTTTCTACGGCGCGCTCTCGGCGCTGGTCGATTCGGGGTTCGTCGAGAAGCACGAGGACGGCATCGCGGACGTGTACTCACTCACCGAGGCGGGCGAACGTCGCGTGCACGAACACTACGAATGGATGCGTGAGCATCTGGATGGGGACCGCGAGCACCCGGACGGGTAG
- a CDS encoding acyl-CoA dehydrogenase, translating into MDFAPTQEQRQIREMVAEFVDEEVVPRASDIDETDEFPQDLVDQMADLGLLGMPISEEYGGAGLDYHAYAMALEEISRGSGGLGTIVAAHISLACNMIDEFGDEDQKEEYLVPLADGEEVGAFALSEAGAGSDVPAMETTAERDGDEYVVNGGKLWISNGSVADTVVLFAKTDPEAGNRGISSFVVRPDEDEGFHVEGTEHKLGDKGCPTAELRFDEMRLPADRRLGEEGRGFVHALKTLNGGRITIAARGVGIAQAALDAALEYAQEREQFDQPISDFQAIQHKLADMDTKLQAARMLMHRAADLKMRDEDFVKEAAQAKLYASEISREVANEGIQIHGGYGYTKDFPAERFYRDAKLNEIYEGTSEVLRNTIADQLLE; encoded by the coding sequence ATGGATTTCGCGCCGACGCAGGAACAGCGACAGATCCGGGAGATGGTCGCGGAGTTCGTCGACGAAGAGGTCGTTCCGCGCGCGAGCGACATCGACGAGACAGACGAGTTCCCACAGGACCTCGTCGACCAGATGGCCGATCTCGGGCTACTGGGGATGCCAATTTCAGAGGAGTACGGCGGCGCGGGGCTGGACTACCACGCCTACGCCATGGCGCTCGAAGAGATATCGCGAGGCAGCGGCGGCCTCGGGACCATCGTCGCCGCCCACATCTCGCTGGCCTGTAACATGATCGACGAGTTCGGCGACGAGGATCAGAAAGAGGAGTACCTCGTCCCGCTGGCCGACGGCGAGGAGGTCGGGGCCTTCGCCCTCTCCGAGGCTGGCGCGGGGAGCGACGTGCCGGCGATGGAGACCACCGCAGAGCGAGACGGGGACGAGTACGTCGTCAACGGCGGCAAACTCTGGATATCCAACGGCTCCGTCGCGGACACAGTCGTCCTCTTCGCCAAGACGGACCCCGAAGCGGGGAACAGGGGCATTTCGTCGTTCGTCGTCCGGCCGGACGAGGACGAGGGGTTCCACGTCGAGGGGACCGAGCACAAACTCGGTGACAAGGGGTGTCCGACGGCGGAGCTGCGATTCGACGAGATGCGACTCCCGGCGGACCGCCGCCTCGGCGAGGAGGGTCGGGGGTTCGTCCACGCGCTCAAGACGCTCAACGGCGGGCGGATCACCATCGCCGCGCGCGGCGTCGGCATCGCGCAGGCCGCCCTCGACGCGGCGCTGGAGTACGCCCAGGAGCGCGAGCAGTTCGACCAGCCCATCTCCGACTTCCAGGCCATCCAGCACAAACTGGCCGACATGGACACGAAGCTCCAGGCCGCGCGCATGCTGATGCACCGGGCCGCAGACCTGAAGATGCGCGACGAAGACTTCGTGAAGGAGGCCGCCCAGGCCAAGCTCTACGCCTCGGAGATCTCCCGCGAGGTCGCCAACGAGGGCATCCAGATCCACGGCGGCTACGGCTACACGAAGGACTTCCCGGCAGAACGGTTCTACCGCGACGCGAAGCTCAACGAAATCTACGAGGGGACGAGCGAAGTCCTGCGGAACACCATTGCCGACCAGTTGCTGGAGTGA
- a CDS encoding DUF7111 family protein — translation MTDAEASANGVTARYYETDTERILAFEGEGDGATGTAAIAQNRDGYAMLKVRPTADGDELERYYGFDMALDHAGELLGVDPTALPVPDAASDMGM, via the coding sequence ATGACCGACGCGGAGGCGAGTGCGAACGGCGTGACGGCCCGCTACTACGAGACCGACACCGAGCGCATCCTGGCGTTCGAGGGCGAGGGCGACGGCGCGACGGGCACCGCCGCCATCGCGCAGAACCGCGATGGATACGCAATGCTCAAGGTGCGACCGACCGCCGACGGCGACGAACTCGAACGCTACTACGGCTTCGACATGGCGCTGGACCACGCCGGCGAACTTCTCGGCGTCGACCCGACGGCACTACCGGTCCCCGATGCCGCCAGCGACATGGGGATGTAG
- a CDS encoding class 1 fructose-bisphosphatase — protein sequence MNGSLDVSSDETNSTVDAVVETIAETAPEVRTAIAEYRQYTADSNATGDQQLAADVRADELFEERLLAIDGVASYASEEREDVVTQDRDDVATDEGDLHVAMDPLDGSSNLKPNSGMGTIFGVYETQPPTVGRDLVAAGYVIYGPVTSMVVARDGSVTEYLLHDGESRVVDDDVTISDDPTVYGFGGGEPSWTDAFTEFADDVREELKLRYGGAMIADISQVLTYGGIFAYPALRDAPEGKLRLQFEGQPMGYVVETAGGRSSNGEQSLLDVEPDELHERTPLYVGNSDLVDRLEAALD from the coding sequence ATGAACGGCTCGCTCGACGTGTCCAGCGACGAAACGAATTCGACCGTCGACGCCGTCGTCGAGACCATCGCCGAGACGGCGCCCGAGGTCCGGACGGCCATCGCCGAGTACCGACAGTACACGGCGGACTCCAACGCGACCGGCGACCAGCAACTGGCCGCCGACGTCCGTGCCGACGAACTGTTCGAGGAGCGACTGCTGGCCATCGACGGCGTCGCGAGCTACGCAAGCGAGGAGCGCGAGGACGTCGTCACCCAGGACCGCGACGACGTTGCCACTGACGAGGGCGATCTCCACGTCGCGATGGACCCGCTCGACGGCTCGTCGAACCTCAAGCCCAACAGCGGGATGGGTACGATATTCGGTGTCTACGAGACCCAGCCACCGACGGTCGGTCGCGACCTCGTCGCCGCGGGGTACGTCATCTATGGCCCCGTCACGAGCATGGTCGTCGCCCGCGACGGGAGCGTCACGGAGTACCTCCTCCACGACGGCGAGTCCCGCGTCGTCGACGACGACGTCACCATCTCCGACGACCCGACGGTGTACGGCTTCGGCGGCGGCGAACCCAGTTGGACCGACGCGTTCACCGAGTTCGCCGACGACGTCCGCGAGGAACTCAAGCTCCGCTACGGCGGCGCGATGATCGCCGACATCAGCCAGGTGCTCACCTACGGCGGCATCTTCGCGTACCCCGCGCTCCGCGACGCCCCCGAGGGCAAACTGCGCCTCCAGTTCGAGGGCCAGCCGATGGGCTACGTCGTCGAGACCGCCGGCGGTCGCTCCTCGAACGGCGAGCAGTCGCTGCTGGACGTCGAACCCGACGAACTCCACGAGCGCACGCCGCTCTACGTCGGGAACTCCGACCTCGTCGACCGGCTCGAAGCGGCACTCGACTGA